One window from the genome of Oryza glaberrima chromosome 3, OglaRS2, whole genome shotgun sequence encodes:
- the LOC127768365 gene encoding histone H1-like: MATDVAATEPEVAAEEAAAAAPETTATAGDSKPAKEAKAKKAAAPRKARSTATHPPYAEMISEAIATLKERTGSSQYAIGKFLEDKHKDHLPSNFRKQLLVQIKKLVAAGKLTKVKNSYKLPPTRAPAAAKPKAKPAAAAKPKPKPKAAAKPKAAAKPKAKAPAKSKAAAKPKAAAKPAAKPKAAAKPKSPAKPAAKPKAAPKAKAKPAAKPKAKAAPKPKAAAVTKTKATSAPARRPAKAAKTSAKDTPSKKAAPAAKKPAAAAKKAPAKKAAPAKKAAAPARKVPARKAKK; the protein is encoded by the exons ATGGCGACCGACGTGGCAGCGACTGAGcccgaggtggcggcggaggaggctgcggccgccgcgccggagacCACGGCCACCGCCGGGGACTCCAAGCCGGCGAAGGAGGCCAAGGCCAAGAAGGCCGCCGCGCCGAGGAAGGCTCGCTCCACCGCCACCCACCCGCCGTACGCCGAG ATGATCTCGGAGGCGATCGCGACGCTGAAGGAGAGGACCGGGTCGAGCCAGTACGCGATCGGCAAGTTCCTCGAGGACAAGCACAAGGACCACCTGCCATCCAACTTCCGCAAGCAGCTGCTCGTCCAGATCAagaagctcgtcgccgccggcaagcTCACCAAGGTCAAGAACTCCTACAAGTTGCCGCCGACGCGCGCCCCGGCCGCGGCCAAGCCCAAGGcgaagcccgccgccgccgcaaagccgaagccgaagccgaagGCCGCAGCTAAGCCCAAGGCGGCTGCCAAGCCGAAGGCCAAGGCTCCAGCCAAGTCCAAGGCCGCCGCGAAGCCTAAGGCGGCTGCCAAGCCAGCCGCGAagccgaaggcggcggctaAGCCCAAGTCTCCGGCTAAGCCAGCCGCCAAGCCCAAGGCTGCCCCCAAGGCTAAAGCCAAGCCGGCCGCGAAGCCGAAAGCCAAGGCGGCTCCCAAGCCGAAGGCGGCAGCCGTGACGAAGACGAAGGCGACCTCGGCTCCCGCCCGGAggccggcgaaggcggcgaagACGTCAGCCAAGGACACGCCCAGCAagaaggcggcgccggcggccaagaagcccgccgccgcggcgaagaAGGCGCCCGCCAAGAAGGCCGCGCCGGCGAAGAAGGCGGCCGCTCCGGCGAGGAAGGTGCCCGCCCGGAAGGCGAAGAAGTAG